A single region of the Verrucomicrobiia bacterium genome encodes:
- a CDS encoding glutaredoxin family protein, with protein MALITIYSKPDCHLCERAKEVIERCHEKVDFAVEIIDISQNPELLERYRDDIPVILLDGNEIARHFVRERKLLELLR; from the coding sequence GTGGCCCTGATTACGATCTACTCCAAGCCGGATTGCCACTTGTGCGAGCGGGCGAAGGAGGTCATCGAGCGCTGCCACGAGAAAGTCGATTTCGCAGTGGAGATCATCGACATTTCGCAGAATCCAGAACTTCTTGAGCGCTATCGCGACGACATCCCGGTCATCCTGCTTGACGGCAACGAAATTGCCCGCCACTTTGTGCGGGAACGCAAGTTGCTGGAACTGTTACGGTAA
- the pyrF gene encoding orotidine-5'-phosphate decarboxylase: MKSKLIVALDVESFEDATALVQVTRDVVDVFKVGSQLFTRVGPRIIEFLHEHGKECFIDLKFHDIPHTVARAVASAAALRVRMLTLHTSGGAEMLEAAAAIPGHPLLLGVTVLTSVGGDVQAEVLRLAKLAKECGLDGVIASPREIHLLREALGKNFLIVTPGIRPSWAEAGDQKRVMTPTEAVAAGASYIVVGRPIIAADDPARAAARIVEEMAVAVASA; encoded by the coding sequence ATGAAATCAAAGCTTATCGTGGCGCTGGACGTGGAAAGCTTTGAGGACGCGACCGCCTTGGTTCAGGTCACGCGTGACGTTGTGGATGTTTTCAAGGTCGGCAGCCAATTGTTCACCCGCGTCGGTCCCCGCATCATCGAGTTTCTCCACGAGCATGGCAAGGAATGCTTCATCGACTTGAAGTTTCACGACATTCCTCACACGGTTGCCAGGGCCGTCGCGTCCGCAGCCGCGCTACGGGTCCGCATGTTGACCTTGCACACATCCGGTGGCGCAGAAATGCTCGAGGCGGCAGCAGCGATTCCTGGTCATCCATTGCTGCTTGGCGTGACCGTGCTCACGAGCGTGGGAGGCGACGTGCAAGCGGAGGTACTACGTTTGGCGAAGCTTGCGAAAGAGTGTGGTTTGGATGGTGTCATAGCCTCACCGCGTGAGATTCATCTGTTGCGCGAGGCGCTCGGGAAGAACTTTCTTATCGTGACGCCCGGTATCCGCCCCTCGTGGGCAGAAGCCGGCGACCAGAAACGCGTGATGACCCCTACTGAAGCGGTTGCCGCCGGAGCCAGTTACATCGTTGTCGGCAGACCCATCATCGCGGCGGACGACCCCGCTCGGGCAGCGGCACGCATCGTCGAGGAAATGGCGGTTGCCGTCGCGTCAGCTTGA
- the ispE gene encoding 4-(cytidine 5'-diphospho)-2-C-methyl-D-erythritol kinase, producing the protein MTIFSPAKINLYLRIIGKRPDGYHELETVMLPLDFGDQITLQSRKAGVTLACDDPRLPTDDSNLALRAARTLAEAYGTKQGAKISLTKCTPLAAGLGGGSSNAATALLGLNRLWKLKASSKKLHTLAASLGSDINFFMAGGAALCSGRGEKIEPIPCKFSGAILLVNPGFGISTKWAYESWAKATAESRLTAPPPEVSLLLRALADDDLAGVSRALFNSLEAPSIRKFPVLELIKDAMLDGGAVGALMSGSGATVFGLFPNAKLAKTSARKVREQFGPSMWTRVAQFAPLRLA; encoded by the coding sequence TTGACCATTTTTTCGCCCGCGAAAATCAATCTGTACTTGCGCATCATTGGCAAGCGGCCGGACGGCTATCACGAACTCGAAACGGTGATGCTCCCGCTTGATTTCGGCGATCAGATCACACTGCAATCCCGCAAGGCCGGCGTCACGCTGGCGTGTGACGATCCCCGCCTGCCGACGGATGACTCAAACCTTGCGCTTCGGGCGGCCAGAACGCTGGCGGAAGCATACGGGACAAAGCAGGGCGCGAAGATCAGCCTGACGAAATGCACGCCGCTCGCGGCGGGTCTTGGCGGCGGCAGCAGCAATGCGGCGACCGCATTGCTGGGATTGAACCGTCTTTGGAAACTGAAGGCGTCTAGCAAGAAATTGCACACGCTCGCGGCGAGTCTGGGTTCGGACATCAATTTCTTCATGGCCGGCGGCGCGGCCCTCTGCAGCGGGCGCGGCGAGAAGATCGAACCCATCCCGTGCAAATTCTCGGGAGCGATCCTGCTGGTGAACCCCGGCTTCGGCATCTCGACGAAATGGGCCTATGAAAGCTGGGCCAAAGCGACGGCGGAGTCGCGATTGACAGCGCCCCCGCCAGAAGTTAGTCTCCTGTTGCGCGCGCTGGCCGATGACGACCTGGCGGGTGTTTCGCGAGCCCTGTTCAACTCGCTGGAAGCGCCATCAATTCGCAAGTTTCCCGTTCTGGAATTGATCAAAGACGCCATGCTTGACGGCGGCGCGGTAGGCGCCCTGATGAGTGGCAGCGGCGCGACGGTGTTCGGACTGTTTCCGAATGCGAAATTGGCGAAAACATCCGCGCGAAAAGTTCGTGAACAATTTGGGCCGAGTATGTGG